Part of the Vicia villosa cultivar HV-30 ecotype Madison, WI unplaced genomic scaffold, Vvil1.0 ctg.001961F_1_1, whole genome shotgun sequence genome, ttcatatcctcacttgagtcatctttagtttcttttcttagtagaggacttttaacattggaaccgactttcataccacgcttcaggcgcagctacaactcatttgcaatattatattatccaatagaagaatccactttgagtggagtattaccagctgataatttatttcataaactttgcaaatgaataatattttgaacatttggttcatattgatttgtacgaggatcaagacaataatttattttaacttgttcatttgaacttcttgttcatgatttcagtttTTCATTTCCCttcccctaatattgggaaaaattaatttatcaagtgataatcagcctactgggctacaatcaagtatttgattattttctcaaattatatcctcaaaattgagagtcatattaattatatttttcaaatattctttcataactcatcttaatgtattatattggagcaatatattggaatatacacaacacatccaaatgttcactaagaTAAAGTATcctgttggcttaatgcgaataaatatcttaatatcatagtttgggtgtttcaaatatataatttagaattgatgatctcataagtatcaaccatataattaacattagacgtctaaagaatggatcttcgggtccattttctttttatgaacatatattacatgatattcaatatcaattttaataatatatgtgatacttatacaagaatttctataaaaaaaatccagaaaacaagatcttagtctaattagttgagaaaataatttcacaaacttctggttgtgagtagagacatatccATGAtagtttagtcgatgcaacaattaatgtcataaaaacgcaatttctcaaatttttattttccttttgaaacacacaaaaattgactggattgaaaaaacttctggttcttcaatacaaattattcgcatcatattatattcgagatgacccaaccggttttaccaacgacacatttaagtgtaatttgtaaactactggtttacaatgacatgtgcttcaattgtactaatataagtgtagtataAGTCCAAGAGAAAAGCcgatagcttttctattatacattttatgtccaattcatttgtgtaatacaaagatattcaataccttcAATATAATTCATGTAAGTATTGTGTCTTGTGTTCAATACTCATTATAGACAAAATATTTGGCTAGACataaagaaaacacacaaaaagaaaatataaaggattAAAGTTTATTCGGATCTCGACTCTATCAAAATATGAGATTACTTTCGTGTGCCTTTAAGATGGACTAACAAATGTCATCCACACACTatacttgtaaaaagaaaagaatagtataattaagatttatatgagaaatctaaacactattataacaactttaaaataagtagcaactttagactattgatatattatttaatagattgcaatgttttaattctcttgttaaaatattaatatttagaaataatatgAACAAAGAAATTGTATCAGCAAGACTTTGTTTAATATGAGGTATTACAATTGAGTATATAAATTAAACACCGATCATCCTAATTTGGAGCATCAAGAACTAAATCTAATTTGTGTAATGATTGACAATATATTCAAAACCAATATGATAGTATCTcatgattaataattttaatcatacacacgcatatgaacatattatcatataaagatgaaagataagaatatatatgggcatccacaataatatttattcataacagacAAATATTACCGACTGAGTGTTTTTTACGTATTGAGCATATTATGTATGTACTCCCTTGTAGCATGAGCCACACTCATTTTAGAGTTATTAAGTATCATTAATGAACAATTTTAGGTAGGTAGGTTCATTGATAATAGAGTATGGTTGTTGTGAGTTTTCAATGAAGTAAATATCtctcattttactatttcttttgTATTCCGAACAGAAAACGTAACTCTTTCTCTTCAGTCATTGCTTCTTCTCTCAAATCCAGCACACCCTTAACCTAGCTTTCATCTCTCACAAATGGAATCCACCGCTGCCGCAACCTCTCCAAGCACTGTTAAGGAATCCACCGCCATCACCGTTGTTGCAACCTCTCCAAGCACTACTGTTAAGGATCGTAAACGCAAAGGTAATTAATGGTGCGTGTGAAATTGCATTTAGTATAGCATTTGTTTGTCTTTGAATGATAAATGCATTGAGGTATTGCAGGTGAAATTATGTTATCATCAATCACGGAGTTAGACATAATCCAGACACACCCACTAGCCTCACTCGCCGCCCTGGGAATCTGCTTCTTCACGTGGTCCTATCATCTTAACAACAAGGCATACTTCTCGGTCTGCAAGCCACCCAGGTTCCTCAACTCCCGATACCTCTTCGCCTATGTGGTCTTCTCCCTCGCCTCCTTTCTAGTCACAACCCTGGTCAATCTCCTGCTCAGACGAGCAATTCGTCTCGGTTCCAATGGTGCAGTGTACATCAACAGATACACTCTTTCTATTGGTAAGCTGCTTTCCGGTTTTGGATTTCTTGGATTCTGTTTTCCCATGCTGTCGTTTCTCACTCTCCTTCAGATTACGCCTCCCTGTGTTCGTGGTGATTCCGTTGATGCTTACATTGTTATGTTTCTCGTCATTGTGCCTACCTTGTCTGTTCTTTACATTGCTCATGGTCTGTACTACATTTGGAAGTTGTTTTAATTTACATTTTGTATTGCTATTATTGCTACTCAAATCATGTTTTGTTGTTTGTTAATcttgttgttttgttatttgaagAGATGTCTCTGTCTTATCTTTGTATTAATTAACTCGTAGCCTTGTTTGATATCTTTACGATATATTTTAAGGATCAAAATTTTTGAAAAGATAGATCAAATATATTTATGTTTGTTTGATATCATTTGAATGAatgtaaattaattaaatttaataaaaattagggAATCttgacccaaaaaaaaaaaattagagaaaaagaCAGAATATGAAACTGAATAAATTCATTATATGTTTGCCTTAATAAATTCATGCTTATATGTCTCAATGTAAAATTTTGTTACATTGAAGGTAGCTCTATGGTAGATAAGAATTCTCATtctttaaaatattctttttcacATGCTGCTACTGCTACACTCCAACTAATAGTTGTTGAATCTATTTATTAAGGTACTACTTTCTTTTCTTCTATTGGTTTCAAAACAAAACGAATATTTAATAACATTTACTATTTTCCCTAACCCTTTTCATGCAATTTTTTCACACCTATCCTATTTTATTATAAGTTTCATTTTCTCATTTACACCACTATTTAAATTTTCAACCCATCCATTTAAAATGTGTTCACTTTATTCTAGGTGATCTTTCGTTAATCTTTCGTCTTTCGCTAATCTTTCGTCTTTCGCCTTAAAATTTTCAAAGTGATCCAAGAATCTCCTTAACTCAATATTCATCAACTTATCCAAAATCTCTAAACACTGTCCTACTTTATTCCAAATTCTACTTGTGAATGGACACGACTCGAATTGGTGAATGGAATTGTGAGCTCATTTCCAATTGTGAGGATTGATGTTCATATGTTCAGTATTGATATTGGTAGTGGATTTGTTTTGTAGTAGACATGTCTTGTGTCATGTTCTTtagtattatatatattaaatatttttaccttttaaaagaaattaataagtaaGAAACCGATAATTTTTTATACTTATCTTTAGTAAATTAAGCAACTTGTGAGCCATTGATATATTGAAGATAGTGAGCGATTTGATCTTGTTTAAATTACACATTAGGTGATTTATCGAAGAAAGTGAGtagtttgatctttttgacaacTTGATCACCCATCATCCAATCTtcttttaattgaaaataaaatacataataaataaagaaaattatgTTACAACAAAAATCCAACGACGCACAAGAAATGTCTGATAACTGGTAAAATAAACACAAAATACAACCTAAACAGACTATCTAAAAAAAGGAGATCAACCCGAAGCAAACCACAACTACTAAAGAACCACCTCACGAAGTTAAGGCTAGATCTCAAACTAATTAGATCCACCATCAACCGATGAAATCTCAACAAAAGAGGTACTAAAGACCCCCCACCAAACTCTGAAGTAATACAAACACTCAATCTATTATTATAAGTGTAAGTAGAGGATAGGATTCCGAAGTCAATCTATGAAGGTGCAAGAGTTCACTCTCGGCCTGTCCAAAATCCTTTGTCAAGAAAAAAAACTCTTCTCCACTTCCTTAGATGTCTTTGTGACTCCGTTAAAGATAACATCATTTCAGACTTTCCAAATGAATCAGATTACATCATGCCAAATCATAAGTCAGACACCCCTATACTTAACCATACCTCCTAAAGGAAGGAAAGACTCGAAAAGTCCTACATGATCCTGGTGAATAACTACGTACCACCCCGACCACCTTAAAATTTTATACAAGACTGACGAGTATATCTCACAAGTAACAAAAAGGTTAAGAGCAGTCTCAACCGGATCCCCACAAAAGGGACAAGAAATTCTACTAGTGTCAGATAACACCCATATTCTAAACAAGTTAACTATGATAAAGAATCTACCTAGAAATAATTGCAAGGAGAAAACTAAGATCTCAGACGGAGCTCAACCACTCCAAATAAGGGAAATGATATGACTTTTATAATGAATGTCCcttaggtttcacgcggatcactaacgACAGCGTCTTGAgcgttaaaaattattaaatggaGGATAAAGATTTGTTAAGGCCGGTGTATATAATATAGAAAAAAACACTTAACTATCACCTCGGTCATGACAAGTCACTAAGGTGAATGCACATTTTATATCTTTTTAATTACATTGTTTtcacataatattaaaaatacattgtatgcaacaaatcttcAATGATATCAAGATTTAGATGCTAGAGGTCTCATGCTAGATGCTAGAGATCTGTTTCTAGGGccaattagaattttattttttgcaaTTGCAATTCATCCCAGAGATATGTTGTAGCGGTGGTAAATATTTCCTCTCTTTGGGGCGGCTTCATATATTATTAAGGATTATGTTAAAATCTGTTTAACGAGtatttttaaagtaaaatatgattattatacCACTTGATTTAACTATAAAACTGAGGTAAATTATCATCTCCTTTAAACTATCACCTCGATTTTGGATTAAACGGaggtgaataatttttttataaatattacatTGTTAATCCAGAATATTAAgttaaattgtttaaaaaaaaatcatttcaaacGTTAAGCTTCATTATTTGTTTAAGTTGAAGCTCCCATCTTTGTTTAAGTCCCTTCTCAATTGAAGCTCCCTTCCCTTTTACTTTCCTTCTCAAAAAGGTCGATCTTGTCCATCATAGTTACCATGTCCACATACTCTGATTCCTATACAGTATTACATCCAATTATATCTTGAGTTTACCTAACATTGTTGAAGTCACCAATTACACACCTAGGCCCTTGTATCTTCTGGTGTAGCTTTTTAATATCTTTCCATAATATTCTTCTATGATGTAACTGGTTAAGGGCATAGATGGTTGTGAGCCAAATTTTGAAATTACTACAGATTGTATGTATACCAGAAAAAATCATTTAATATGTACTAGACACACTTTTGACCTCCACTTTTGTTGCATCCCATAACACCCAAATTCTTCCATTCTCATGCTCGGAGTAGTTTTCCAAGTATGACCATTTCTGACCCTGTTTTTCCTAATAGAGATAGCTATGGATTTTTTTTACTCTGATTTCAACTAAAATATCAATAACATGTTTGATACTATTTAGACGAGAGTTAATCTCTTTATTTTCAGCTGTTTTATTAATCTGCCAAACATTCCACGAGATGATCATCAAACTCCTTGCTCCCCACAAATACAAAGGTAGCCGAGATAATTTCACCTAAAAATGAATTATTCTTAACATATCTCTTTTCAAGCAGAAATCATATTGCGATTCCCTAAAGAGCATATACATGTTATGAATGGTATATGGCCTTTCAATATTAtacaatatttaaaatttaatatttttattaatatattaaaagttaTACTTTAAtagtaaattatatttttaattaaaaatatttctttaaagttattaaaaatttaataataaatgtttattttaagattaaacaaataaaaaaataacatcaaTTTATGTTCTATTCAAGAGCAATATGAAAGCAGCTTTTGTATTTTCTATTAaactaaatagaaaaataattaacaatttaaaaacaaatagtataaaatatatacatattgatATTTTCATTCGCTAGCCTAGCCTAAATTCTCATTAATAGTTAAAGAAGTCATATTACatttaataaaaaagcaaaaataaataaaaataaataatagctCGTAGCCTTGCTTTTCAGCAACAATGCTTTGATATCTTTCCATATCTCTTCCATTAAATAGATATCTTTCCATATTTCTCATATAGTATgaagaaaatgatgaaaatatggTTTGTTGTTCTGTGTTTGGTGACCAGCAGCACTATTGGTCATAGCTTGTTGAAGAAAGATTTCAAGTTGGAGACAAAGTTGAAGAGCATTCAGGTATTTTTATAtgcattttaattatttctagtttcattttatttctataatgattttttttttttaattttgtagaCAAAATCTGGATCTGTTGTTGATTGCATTGACATTTACAAACAACCAGCTTTGGATCTTCCTTCTTTGAAAAATCACAAACTTCAGGTATTatgtttaatttctttattttttttattactttttattttttctctttccttatat contains:
- the LOC131637279 gene encoding uncharacterized protein LOC131637279, which codes for MESTAAATSPSTVKESTAITVVATSPSTTVKDRKRKGEIMLSSITELDIIQTHPLASLAALGICFFTWSYHLNNKAYFSVCKPPRFLNSRYLFAYVVFSLASFLVTTLVNLLLRRAIRLGSNGAVYINRYTLSIGKLLSGFGFLGFCFPMLSFLTLLQITPPCVRGDSVDAYIVMFLVIVPTLSVLYIAHGLYYIWKLF